In one window of Oryza sativa Japonica Group chromosome 9, ASM3414082v1 DNA:
- the LOC136351843 gene encoding zinc finger BED domain-containing protein RICESLEEPER 2-like — translation MWTSDNQKRGYMAITTHFIDESWALRNIIMRFIYVPSPHTAEVISDELYESLVQWNLDEKDGLEHLKDAIENIRDSVAYWTATPKRIEKFEDIAKFLNVTITNKLALDCKTRWNSTFNMLSVALPYKTVFTRASRVDKQYECEPTEEEWLFAEEKKIRLWSTCGNSLVEAMSVDMVEKFDKYWSDIQGLMGIATLFDPRFKSEMLYMCFEWLLGKTSALCDVEVSKVTTLLATLMDEYNVPEEEDNIEPSTLSLGSMEVISSFSERVARKRPASVRFQSELDRYLDDELIPISTKDFKVLDCTSGRVLSEHRSRLIAEMLEALMCLQDWIRNKYKVQHNGDPTSFWSCLQDIQEGLLFTDATIINLLLLLNYGDLVKCFMGYVPAAMLLCFIC, via the exons ATGTGGACCTCTGACAACCAAAAGAGAGGTTACATGGCTATCACAACACATTTCATTGATGAATCTTGGGCTCTTAGGAATATAATCATGAG GTTCATTTATGTTCCAAGTCCCCACACTGCTGAGGTTATTAGCGACGAGCTCTATGAATCATTAGTTCAATGGAATCTCGATGAGAAG GATGGATTAGAACATTTGAAAGATGCAATTGAGAACATTCGTGATAGTGTAGCATATTGGACAGCCACACCAAAAAGGATAGAAAAGTTTGAGGACATAGCTAAGTTTTTGAATGTTACTATCACCAACAAGTTAGCTCTTGATTGCAAAACTAGATGGAATTCTACTTTCAACATGCTTAGTGTTGCATTACCCTACAAGACTGTTTTCACTAGAGCTAGTCGTGTGGATAAGCAATATGAGTGTGAACCAACTGAGGAAGAATGGTTGTTTGCTGAAGAGAAG AAAATTAGGCTATGGTCAACTTGTGGTAACAGTTTGGTTGAAGCCATGTCAGTTGATATGGTAGAGAAGTTTGATAAGTACTGGTCTGACATTCAAGGTTTAATGGGTATTGCAACTCTCTTTGATCCTCGATTCAAATCTGAAATGTTGTATATGTGCTTTGAGTGGTTACTTGGTAAAACCAGTGCTCTTTGTGATGTGGAGGTTAGCAAAGTTACAACTTTGCTTGCTACTTTGATGGATGAGTACAATGTACCAGAGGAAGAAGATAACATAGAACCATCGACATTGTCACTTGGCAGTATGGAAGTCATATCTTCCTTTAGTGAACGTGTTGCCAGGAAAAGGCCAGCATCAGTTAGGTTCCAATCTGAGCTAGATCGCTACTTGGATGATGAGTTGATCCCAATATCAACAAAAGACTTCAAGGTTTTGGATTG CACTAGTGGGAGAGTTCTCAGTGAACATCGAAGCAGACTTATAGCTGAGATGTTGGAGGCTCTAATGTGCTTACAGGATTGGATTAGAAACAAGTACAAAG TTCAACACAATGGAGATCCTACTAGCTTTTGGTCTTGTCTGCAAGATATTCAAGAAGGCTT ATTGTTCACTGATGCAACCATTATCAATTTATTGTTGCTGCTGAATTATGGTGATCTAGTGAAATGCTTCATGGGTTATGTGCCTGCTGCTATGCTACTCTGCTTCATCTGCTGA